From Candidatus Eremiobacteraceae bacterium, one genomic window encodes:
- the ftsA gene encoding cell division protein FtsA produces MARSDLIAGLDIGTTKTAAVIATIGRDGDMDIVGFGVCPSVGLRKGVVTDLEETVKSIEGATETAERMAGAHIESAFVGVTGEHVRSQNSHGIVAVGGDDREVVPGDVKRVVDASSIINLTADRQIIHTLPREYAVDGQNGITDPVGMSGARLEVDTHIVTAGSSFVANVLKCVHRAGIEPTGVIFEPLASGVAVLLPEERNAGVVLLDIGGGTTDVAVYWGGGVYHTWTVPVGGNIVTNDVALGLKTSFQEAENIKHAYGTADMSRDLGEETFEVKALSGRTTRSASKTFLRQIIVARMTEIFKLVRANLAQNCPPEVMLAELVVTGGGARLEGIDSLASEFFDLPARIGTPMHVGGLTETIKNPAFATAVGLVLFGASDHASTQSKNGERKGVWSRMTSWLSEYIG; encoded by the coding sequence TTGGCACGTAGCGACCTCATCGCCGGTCTCGACATCGGCACCACGAAGACCGCGGCGGTCATCGCGACAATCGGACGCGACGGCGATATGGACATCGTCGGTTTCGGCGTGTGCCCGTCGGTCGGGCTGCGCAAAGGCGTCGTCACGGACCTCGAAGAGACGGTCAAGTCGATCGAGGGAGCGACCGAAACGGCGGAGCGGATGGCCGGCGCGCACATCGAGTCGGCATTCGTAGGCGTCACGGGCGAACACGTGCGATCGCAGAACTCGCACGGCATCGTCGCCGTCGGCGGCGACGACCGCGAGGTCGTGCCGGGCGACGTCAAACGCGTCGTCGATGCGAGCAGCATCATCAACCTCACGGCGGATCGCCAGATAATCCACACGCTGCCGCGCGAGTACGCGGTCGACGGCCAGAACGGCATCACCGACCCCGTCGGCATGTCGGGCGCGCGGCTCGAGGTCGACACGCACATCGTCACCGCGGGCTCGTCGTTCGTCGCCAACGTCCTCAAATGCGTCCATCGCGCCGGCATCGAGCCGACGGGCGTCATCTTCGAGCCGCTTGCCAGCGGCGTGGCCGTGCTATTGCCCGAAGAGCGCAATGCGGGCGTCGTATTGCTCGACATCGGCGGCGGCACGACGGACGTCGCGGTCTATTGGGGCGGCGGCGTCTACCACACGTGGACCGTGCCCGTCGGCGGCAACATCGTCACGAACGACGTGGCGCTCGGTCTCAAGACGAGTTTCCAAGAGGCCGAGAACATCAAGCACGCGTACGGTACCGCCGACATGTCGCGCGACCTGGGGGAAGAGACCTTCGAAGTGAAAGCGTTGTCCGGACGGACGACGCGCTCGGCATCGAAGACGTTCCTCCGCCAGATCATCGTCGCGCGCATGACGGAGATCTTCAAGCTCGTGCGGGCGAACCTCGCGCAGAACTGCCCGCCCGAGGTGATGCTCGCGGAACTCGTCGTCACCGGCGGCGGCGCAAGGCTCGAGGGCATCGACTCGCTCGCATCGGAGTTCTTCGATCTGCCCGCACGCATCGGAACGCCGATGCACGTCGGCGGGCTGACCGAGACGATCAAGAATCCCGCGTTCGCGACCGCCGTCGGGCTCGTGTTGTTCGGAGCATCGGACCACGCGAGCACGCAATCGAAGAACGGCGAGCGCAAAG